In the genome of Halostella limicola, one region contains:
- a CDS encoding class I SAM-dependent methyltransferase, with protein sequence MPVAPNLLERLVLFRLNRAPAPMLDLFGAAGFEAVALAVDVGLFEALSDDPQTAAELADRIDAHEDGVRALLGFLDAQGYVRERDGRYRNTRMTTKWVTSGSSTSVASWLTFWDDLVFPFWEENLEAAVRTGEPPETLYEWLGDDEKRWETTQRGFRAAASVVVDEVVDAVDIPEGASAVLDVGGGHGLFAVELCRSRPGLSATVVDRPAALGLARETAADAGLDDRVTTRGADYLREDLGDGYDLALAFNVVHAHDRDETVRLFERAHDALDPGGRIAVLDQFVGSARTPVGRAGLGFVALTYLVTLGASLPAFDEVAAWLGDAGFEGIERTAIRGAGPGNTLLQAIKKP encoded by the coding sequence ATGCCGGTCGCTCCAAATCTCCTCGAACGCCTCGTCCTGTTTCGTTTGAACAGGGCGCCGGCGCCGATGCTCGACCTCTTCGGCGCCGCCGGGTTCGAGGCCGTGGCGCTCGCCGTCGACGTGGGACTGTTCGAGGCGCTGTCGGACGACCCACAGACCGCCGCCGAACTGGCCGACCGGATCGACGCCCACGAGGACGGCGTCCGGGCGCTCCTCGGGTTTCTCGACGCGCAGGGGTACGTCAGGGAGCGAGACGGCCGATACCGGAACACGCGGATGACGACGAAGTGGGTGACGTCGGGGTCGTCCACGAGCGTGGCCTCGTGGCTGACGTTCTGGGACGACCTCGTCTTCCCGTTCTGGGAGGAGAACCTCGAAGCGGCGGTCCGAACGGGCGAGCCGCCCGAGACGCTGTACGAGTGGCTGGGTGACGACGAAAAGCGCTGGGAGACGACTCAACGCGGCTTCCGCGCGGCCGCGAGCGTCGTCGTCGACGAGGTGGTCGACGCCGTCGACATTCCCGAGGGCGCGTCCGCGGTCCTCGACGTCGGCGGGGGGCACGGCCTGTTCGCCGTCGAACTCTGCCGCTCGCGGCCGGGGCTCTCGGCGACGGTCGTCGACCGCCCCGCCGCGCTCGGCCTCGCGCGCGAAACCGCCGCCGATGCGGGGCTGGACGACCGTGTGACGACGCGGGGCGCGGACTACCTCCGGGAGGATCTCGGCGACGGCTACGACCTCGCGCTGGCGTTCAACGTCGTCCACGCTCACGACCGCGACGAGACCGTCCGGTTGTTCGAGCGCGCGCACGACGCGCTCGACCCCGGCGGTCGGATCGCGGTGCTCGACCAGTTCGTCGGATCGGCGCGGACGCCCGTCGGCCGGGCCGGCCTCGGCTTCGTCGCGCTGACCTACCTCGTCACCCTCGGCGCGTCGCTTCCCGCGTTCGACGAGGTGGCCGCGTGGCTCGGCGACGCCGGGTTCGAGGGGATCGAGCGCACCGCGATACGGGGCGCCGGCCCGGGCAACACGCTGCTCCAGGCGATCAAGAAGCCGTGA
- a CDS encoding DNA-3-methyladenine glycosylase family protein, with translation MTDAHEFLREDPDIGPLVEEYGELTLTHDYSPFERLVVSIVNQQLSVASAEAIRERLFAEYAVTPEAMLAADEAMLRDIGLSGQKIEYVRNVAREFEDGRVVERFEGMTDEEVYDVMTGIHGIGLWTAKMFAMFVLGREDVFPVEDLGIRGGMELLFGELTRAEMVEYAETWRPYRSVASLYLWHEYEGGDATVGTN, from the coding sequence GTGACCGACGCACACGAGTTCCTCCGCGAGGACCCCGACATCGGCCCGCTGGTCGAGGAGTACGGGGAACTCACGCTGACCCACGACTACTCCCCCTTCGAGCGACTGGTCGTCTCGATCGTCAACCAGCAGCTGTCGGTGGCCTCCGCCGAGGCCATCCGCGAGCGCCTGTTCGCGGAGTACGCCGTGACACCGGAGGCGATGCTCGCGGCCGACGAGGCGATGCTGCGCGACATCGGCCTCTCGGGCCAGAAGATCGAGTACGTCCGCAACGTCGCGCGGGAGTTCGAGGACGGTCGCGTCGTCGAGCGCTTCGAGGGGATGACCGACGAGGAGGTGTACGACGTCATGACCGGCATTCACGGCATCGGGCTCTGGACGGCGAAGATGTTCGCGATGTTCGTCCTCGGGCGGGAGGACGTGTTCCCCGTCGAGGATCTGGGGATCCGCGGCGGGATGGAGCTGCTGTTCGGCGAGCTGACGCGCGCCGAGATGGTCGAGTACGCGGAGACGTGGCGGCCGTACCGCTCCGTCGCGTCGCTGTACCTCTGGCACGAGTACGAAGGCGGCGACGCGACGGTGGGGACGAACTGA
- a CDS encoding acyl-CoA dehydrogenase family protein, whose protein sequence is MDFGLSDEQQAIRDEVRRFAENEVEPIAKEHDREEKFPHEIIEKAAEMGLTGANIPIEYGGAGYSPLEVAIIVEELFAVDPGIGLSITSASFGGDAIMEFGTEDQKERFLEPVAKGEAIMGAAISEPDVGSDVSSVSTQAEKDGDEWVINGNKMWITNGSVGDYYVVLCQTDPDAADRYSGFSQIVVESDRDGFEADKITGKLGIRASDTAELIFDDVRVPEENLVGTRGAGFLQLMQFFDETRTMVAAQGVGIAKGACERALEYAQEREQFGQSISEFQAIQHKLADMHTKTEAARNLTYKSAWSINNEDEQLTSLASMAKEYASRVAVDVADEAVQIHGGAGYVNDFDVERFYRDAKITQIYEGTTEIQKNIIARELLGKGY, encoded by the coding sequence ATGGACTTCGGACTGTCCGACGAACAGCAGGCGATCCGCGACGAGGTGCGCCGCTTCGCGGAGAACGAGGTCGAACCGATCGCGAAAGAACACGACCGCGAGGAGAAGTTCCCGCACGAGATCATCGAGAAGGCCGCCGAGATGGGGCTGACCGGCGCCAACATCCCCATCGAGTACGGCGGCGCGGGCTACTCGCCGCTCGAAGTGGCGATCATCGTCGAGGAACTGTTCGCCGTCGACCCCGGCATCGGCCTCTCGATCACCAGCGCCTCCTTCGGCGGGGACGCGATCATGGAGTTCGGGACGGAGGACCAGAAGGAGCGGTTCCTCGAACCCGTCGCGAAGGGCGAGGCCATCATGGGCGCGGCGATCAGCGAACCCGACGTGGGCTCCGACGTCTCCTCGGTCTCCACGCAGGCCGAGAAGGACGGCGACGAGTGGGTGATTAACGGCAACAAGATGTGGATCACCAACGGGAGCGTCGGCGACTACTACGTCGTCCTCTGCCAGACCGACCCCGACGCGGCCGACCGTTACTCCGGCTTCTCGCAGATCGTCGTCGAGTCCGACCGCGACGGCTTCGAGGCAGACAAGATCACCGGCAAGCTCGGCATCCGCGCCAGCGACACCGCCGAACTGATCTTCGACGACGTGCGCGTGCCCGAGGAGAACCTCGTCGGCACCCGCGGCGCCGGCTTCCTCCAGCTCATGCAGTTCTTCGACGAGACCCGCACCATGGTCGCCGCGCAGGGCGTCGGCATCGCGAAGGGCGCCTGCGAGCGCGCGCTGGAGTACGCTCAGGAGCGCGAGCAGTTCGGCCAGTCCATCTCGGAGTTCCAGGCCATCCAGCACAAGCTCGCGGACATGCACACCAAGACCGAGGCGGCCCGTAACCTCACGTACAAGTCCGCCTGGAGCATCAACAACGAGGACGAGCAGCTCACCTCCCTCGCGTCGATGGCCAAGGAGTACGCCTCCCGCGTCGCCGTCGACGTCGCCGACGAGGCCGTCCAGATCCACGGCGGCGCCGGCTACGTCAACGACTTCGACGTCGAGCGGTTCTACCGCGACGCCAAGATCACCCAGATCTACGAGGGCACCACCGAGATCCAGAAGAACATCATCGCCCGCGAACTGCTCGGGAAGGGCTACTAA
- a CDS encoding 3-hydroxyacyl-CoA dehydrogenase/enoyl-CoA hydratase family protein, with protein MELDDINSIAVLGAGNMGHGIAEVAALAGYEVNLRDIKEEFVQNGYEQIEWSLNKLEEKEQIGDGEADAALDRITPLVDVEEAVGDVDFVIEAVPEKMEIKQDVYGEVEEHAPDDAVFATNTSSLSITDLSEVTDREERFCGMHFFNPPVRMQLVEVISGEHTAEETLDVTEELAEDFGKTPVRVRKDSPGFIVNRILVPLMNEACWLVHEGEATIEEVDSTTKYDMGLPMGSFELGDQVGNDVSYHVLEYMHEVLGDAYEPCPLLEEKVENEELGKKTGKGFYDYEDGDGADIPTDAGSEEIRDRLLAVMANEVAHLVGGDVADPDAIDEAVMLGAGFPEGPAKQADEAGLKGLLETLENAHEETGAARYEPADYLSEAVEQGGFRGGSEGEGDAYAFETISVEVTEDMVGHVTLDRPHRMNTISGDLLDELSAAVDELDADDDVRSILITGAGDKAFSAGADVQSMAAGGGDPLEAVELSRKGQRTFGKLEESDMPVVAGIDGFCLGGGMELATCADMRVASERSELGQPEHNLGLLPGWGGTQRLKHIVGEGRAKEIIFTAERFDPETMERYGFVNEVVANDELGDRAYELAADLAAGPPVAQRYTKRAMLAGRDDTDAGLEVEAQAFGQLMQTDDLMEGITAFMGDEEPEFEGK; from the coding sequence ATGGAGCTAGACGATATCAACAGCATTGCAGTTCTTGGTGCCGGGAACATGGGCCACGGAATCGCCGAAGTGGCGGCGCTCGCGGGCTACGAGGTGAACCTGCGGGACATCAAAGAGGAGTTCGTCCAGAACGGCTACGAGCAGATCGAGTGGAGCCTGAACAAGCTCGAGGAGAAAGAGCAGATCGGCGACGGCGAGGCCGACGCCGCGCTCGACCGGATCACCCCACTCGTCGACGTCGAGGAGGCCGTCGGCGACGTGGACTTCGTCATCGAGGCCGTCCCGGAGAAGATGGAGATCAAACAGGACGTGTACGGCGAGGTCGAGGAGCACGCGCCCGACGACGCCGTCTTCGCGACGAACACGTCCAGCCTCTCGATCACGGACCTCTCCGAGGTGACCGACCGCGAGGAGCGGTTCTGCGGCATGCACTTCTTCAACCCGCCGGTGCGCATGCAGCTGGTCGAGGTCATCTCCGGCGAGCACACCGCCGAGGAGACGCTCGACGTCACCGAGGAACTTGCCGAGGACTTCGGCAAGACGCCTGTCCGCGTGCGCAAGGACAGCCCGGGCTTCATCGTCAACCGGATCCTCGTCCCGCTGATGAACGAGGCCTGCTGGCTCGTCCACGAGGGCGAGGCCACCATCGAGGAGGTCGACAGCACGACGAAGTACGACATGGGCCTCCCGATGGGGAGCTTCGAGCTGGGCGACCAGGTCGGTAACGACGTGAGCTACCACGTGCTCGAATACATGCACGAGGTGCTCGGCGACGCCTACGAGCCGTGTCCGCTGCTGGAGGAGAAAGTCGAGAACGAGGAGCTCGGCAAGAAAACCGGCAAGGGGTTCTACGACTACGAGGACGGCGACGGCGCCGACATCCCCACCGACGCCGGGAGCGAGGAGATCCGCGACCGCCTGCTCGCCGTGATGGCCAACGAGGTCGCTCACCTCGTGGGCGGCGACGTGGCCGACCCCGACGCCATCGACGAGGCCGTGATGCTCGGCGCGGGCTTCCCCGAGGGGCCGGCCAAGCAGGCCGACGAGGCCGGACTCAAAGGCCTGCTGGAGACGCTCGAAAACGCCCACGAGGAGACCGGCGCGGCCCGCTACGAGCCCGCCGACTACCTCAGCGAGGCCGTCGAACAGGGCGGCTTCCGCGGCGGCAGCGAGGGCGAGGGCGACGCCTACGCCTTCGAGACCATCAGCGTCGAGGTCACCGAGGACATGGTAGGCCACGTCACCCTCGACCGCCCCCACCGCATGAACACCATCAGCGGCGACCTGCTCGACGAGCTGTCCGCCGCGGTCGACGAACTCGACGCGGACGACGACGTCCGCTCGATCCTGATCACGGGCGCGGGCGACAAGGCGTTCTCCGCCGGTGCGGACGTCCAGAGCATGGCCGCGGGCGGCGGCGACCCGCTCGAAGCGGTCGAGCTCTCCCGGAAGGGCCAGCGCACGTTCGGCAAGCTGGAGGAGTCCGACATGCCCGTCGTCGCGGGCATCGACGGCTTCTGCCTCGGCGGCGGCATGGAGCTGGCGACCTGCGCGGACATGCGCGTCGCCAGCGAGCGCTCGGAGCTCGGCCAGCCCGAGCACAACCTCGGCCTGCTGCCCGGCTGGGGCGGCACCCAGCGCCTGAAGCACATCGTCGGCGAGGGCCGCGCCAAGGAGATCATCTTCACCGCCGAGCGGTTCGACCCCGAGACGATGGAGCGCTACGGCTTCGTCAACGAGGTCGTCGCGAACGACGAGCTCGGGGACCGCGCTTACGAGCTCGCCGCCGACCTCGCCGCTGGCCCGCCCGTCGCGCAGCGCTACACGAAGCGCGCCATGCTCGCCGGTCGCGACGACACCGACGCCGGCCTCGAAGTCGAGGCGCAGGCGTTCGGCCAGCTGATGCAGACCGACGACCTGATGGAGGGCATCACGGCGTTCATGGGCGACGAGGAGCCAGAGTTCGAGGGCAAGTAA
- a CDS encoding DICT sensory domain-containing protein: MTLKTFVDDLDADPLSLVVANRTAPRPLAEMVEDAFEDQPVDVDERSLPDRDEDVVALVRDGEMVATSPLDALADALLLVNSDLFRTGARDLAEVEVPDVLAGLDEVPFTLRGYPQSDTEKLLLILVSRYVERTAWEAGEGTLRASFQRLSRIDDERGTRRVYETLAGTAVDTHVYGVPDWTPPRDLGVTMHGGYDEDFRDAWFVVYVPPDPASSDDGTEHAALVAAETEPGVWAGYWTYSPSAVTELNEYIAHEL, encoded by the coding sequence ATGACACTGAAAACGTTCGTCGACGACCTCGACGCCGACCCGCTGTCGCTCGTCGTCGCAAACCGCACCGCGCCGCGCCCGCTCGCCGAGATGGTCGAGGACGCGTTCGAGGACCAGCCGGTCGACGTCGACGAGCGCAGCCTTCCGGACCGCGACGAGGACGTCGTCGCGCTCGTCCGTGACGGGGAAATGGTCGCGACCTCGCCGCTGGACGCCCTCGCCGACGCGCTCCTCCTCGTGAACTCCGACCTCTTCCGAACGGGGGCTCGCGACCTCGCCGAGGTCGAGGTGCCGGACGTGCTCGCCGGCCTCGACGAGGTCCCGTTCACGCTCCGGGGGTACCCCCAGTCGGACACCGAGAAGCTGCTGCTGATACTCGTCTCGCGGTACGTCGAACGGACCGCCTGGGAAGCCGGCGAGGGGACGCTCCGGGCGTCGTTCCAGCGCCTCTCCCGGATCGACGACGAACGGGGGACGAGGCGGGTCTACGAAACGCTCGCCGGCACCGCCGTCGACACCCACGTCTACGGGGTTCCGGACTGGACGCCGCCTCGGGACCTCGGCGTGACGATGCACGGCGGCTACGACGAGGACTTCCGCGACGCGTGGTTCGTCGTGTACGTCCCGCCGGACCCCGCGTCGTCCGACGACGGGACCGAACACGCCGCGCTCGTGGCCGCGGAGACGGAGCCGGGCGTCTGGGCCGGCTACTGGACGTACTCGCCGTCGGCGGTCACGGAACTCAACGAGTACATCGCGCACGAACTCTGA
- a CDS encoding DMT family transporter, with the protein MFLTPPRAVASVTDERFWGAAPAAAAGLWGGMYVVSKWGFSHVPPVTLAFLRVSLAAVALLVIVRVSKPARSFSRRDWLDFLHLGVWVAVTLVTQFVGTDLTNASQGSLLTVLTPVFTLALGVAFQSERLTGRKAGGMALAAAGTVLVLSGQYDLTRVADGSLAGVALLLLASLGWAAYTVGGKRLVRTYSALETATYSTLFSVPLIGVLVPAEALLTDATPTAVPLTAGVVGAVLYLGLLSTAAAWYLWYKGLEFADAGTVAVFFFVQPLVGAALGATLLGESLGPWFVGGGAAMAAGVYAVTTARA; encoded by the coding sequence ATGTTTTTGACCCCTCCCCGCGCAGTGGCGTCCGTGACGGACGAACGCTTCTGGGGCGCCGCGCCGGCCGCCGCCGCAGGGTTGTGGGGCGGCATGTACGTCGTGAGCAAGTGGGGGTTCTCGCACGTGCCGCCGGTGACGCTGGCGTTCCTTCGCGTGTCGCTCGCGGCTGTCGCGCTGCTCGTCATCGTGCGCGTCAGCAAGCCGGCCCGGTCGTTCTCCCGGCGTGACTGGCTGGACTTCCTCCACCTCGGCGTCTGGGTCGCCGTGACGCTCGTCACCCAGTTCGTCGGGACCGACCTGACGAACGCCAGCCAGGGGTCGCTGTTGACCGTCCTGACGCCGGTGTTCACGCTCGCGCTCGGCGTCGCGTTCCAGAGCGAGCGGCTCACCGGCCGCAAAGCGGGCGGGATGGCGCTGGCGGCCGCGGGGACCGTGCTGGTGCTGTCCGGCCAGTACGACCTGACCCGCGTCGCCGACGGGAGCCTCGCCGGCGTCGCGCTCCTCCTGCTCGCCAGCCTCGGGTGGGCGGCCTACACGGTCGGCGGGAAGCGCCTCGTCAGGACGTACTCCGCGCTGGAGACCGCGACGTACTCCACGCTGTTCTCCGTGCCGCTGATCGGCGTCCTCGTCCCTGCGGAGGCCCTCCTGACCGACGCGACGCCGACGGCCGTACCCCTCACCGCGGGCGTCGTCGGCGCGGTGCTGTATCTCGGCCTGCTCTCCACCGCCGCGGCCTGGTACCTCTGGTACAAGGGTCTGGAGTTCGCCGACGCCGGAACCGTCGCGGTGTTTTTCTTCGTCCAGCCGCTCGTCGGCGCGGCGCTGGGCGCGACTCTGCTCGGCGAGTCGCTCGGCCCGTGGTTCGTCGGCGGCGGCGCGGCGATGGCGGCCGGCGTTTACGCGGTGACGACGGCGAGGGCGTGA
- a CDS encoding DICT sensory domain-containing protein has protein sequence MSLRDVVRDVEDRRKTLTVFNPRQGDGFVDDLRSYFERQNVTVRAEETDTGRPTDFAVLRRGDEVLTTTPADALADAVASPATSDDGDGADGSVRTDVLRYLNETTFTAYGVDRMLTASREIEDRAWRVGEGRLHAGFQYVSVLDGETDVYGNLAERPIDVHVYAAPDEAPPSLAGVSVHVESADEIERTWFVAFDGGGLDDQKCALLAEERGDRNFYGFWTYDPAIVDRIVDHLERRYVGR, from the coding sequence ATGTCGCTCCGGGACGTGGTGCGAGACGTGGAGGACCGGCGCAAGACCCTGACCGTCTTCAACCCGCGGCAGGGGGACGGGTTCGTCGACGACCTCCGGTCGTACTTCGAGCGCCAGAACGTGACCGTCCGGGCGGAGGAGACCGACACCGGCCGCCCGACGGACTTCGCGGTGCTGCGTCGGGGCGACGAGGTCCTCACGACGACGCCCGCGGACGCGCTCGCCGACGCGGTGGCGTCGCCCGCGACGAGCGACGACGGGGACGGCGCCGACGGCTCGGTCCGCACCGACGTGTTGCGGTACCTGAACGAGACGACGTTCACCGCCTACGGCGTCGACCGGATGCTGACGGCCTCGCGCGAGATCGAGGACCGCGCCTGGCGCGTCGGCGAGGGCCGCCTCCACGCCGGGTTCCAGTACGTCTCGGTGCTCGACGGGGAGACGGACGTGTACGGCAACCTCGCGGAGCGGCCGATCGACGTCCACGTCTACGCCGCTCCGGACGAGGCGCCGCCCTCGCTGGCCGGCGTCTCGGTCCACGTCGAGAGCGCGGACGAGATCGAGCGCACCTGGTTCGTCGCCTTCGACGGCGGCGGCTTGGACGACCAGAAGTGCGCGCTCCTGGCCGAGGAGCGCGGCGACCGCAACTTCTACGGGTTCTGGACGTACGACCCGGCGATCGTCGACCGGATCGTCGACCACCTCGAACGGCGGTACGTCGGTCGGTGA
- a CDS encoding HalX domain-containing protein yields the protein MSDDSLEVLVVDDESRLADLFAAWLGSEWNVETAYDGEAALERMTESVELVLLDRRMPGLSGDEVLERIREEGYDCRVIMVTAVDPDFDIIEMGFDDYLVKPVSKEDLLDIAEKMETRSTYAAEVQEYYALTSKKALLESEKSERDLEEREEYRELCERVDELEERVDDAMSGLSDHDDFVGAFQDLPGE from the coding sequence ATGTCCGATGACTCTCTCGAAGTACTCGTCGTAGACGACGAATCGCGCCTTGCCGATCTGTTCGCCGCCTGGCTCGGGAGCGAGTGGAACGTCGAGACGGCGTACGACGGCGAAGCCGCGCTCGAACGAATGACCGAGTCGGTCGAACTCGTCCTCCTCGACCGGCGGATGCCCGGTCTCTCCGGCGACGAGGTCCTCGAACGGATCCGAGAGGAGGGCTACGACTGCCGCGTCATCATGGTGACCGCGGTCGACCCCGACTTCGACATCATCGAGATGGGCTTCGACGACTACCTCGTCAAGCCGGTCTCGAAGGAGGACCTGCTCGACATCGCGGAGAAGATGGAGACCCGGTCGACCTACGCCGCGGAGGTACAGGAGTACTACGCCCTGACGTCGAAGAAGGCGCTTCTGGAGTCCGAGAAGTCCGAGCGCGACCTGGAGGAGCGCGAGGAGTACCGGGAGCTCTGCGAGCGGGTCGACGAACTCGAGGAGCGCGTCGACGACGCGATGTCGGGGCTCTCCGACCACGACGACTTCGTCGGGGCGTTTCAGGACCTCCCCGGCGAGTGA
- a CDS encoding hybrid sensor histidine kinase/response regulator, producing MTESKRVLCVCDDAERREQLAAPLRWSAPAVSVDTAPGFDAAIDYVEDGNVDCVVSDYATVSAAPAILQAIRERHPDLPLLIVTEYDTPDGSGTAVAEVVDFVDELGQPGSDEAFAGWVANSMARNPADAAPPGGTRPEDVVRDVKRGLVDATSPMDVERAVCDQLTLGGRYSFAWIGEYDTGERQVVPWVTGAAVDDWSIAETFAVDPSTPETLIERVLRTRETTVVQDVGDHPLSVPWEETALDNDCTATVLAPLAADDELYGVLGVYTDDPEGVSEMERSAIEEIADTVSNVLHSMALRGRIEQQERVLRRYERLVETVGDGMYALDADGHFMTVNNGLVAMTGYTREGLLGEHVSIVMDEADVAEGREKIRGLLDGDAETAAMEMGVHTKDGRVVPCENQIALLTDDDGDLQGTVGVVRDITERKKRERELQRQNERLEAFAEIVSHDLRNPLSVAQGYLDLAMEQDSTSQLDNVDDALDRMEDIIGDVLALARHGQTVTETDPTDLTATVEEAWSNVSTEAATLSVDDLGSVAADRSRLLRLLENLFRNAIEHGGDDVAVRAGPLDVGDPAAAEALDPPVADAAENRRTAGFFVADDGRGMPEHVREHAFESDFTTSENGLGLGLWVVREVASAHGWTVTATESESGGARFEFADVKRPAE from the coding sequence ATGACTGAGTCGAAACGGGTCCTCTGTGTCTGTGACGACGCGGAGCGACGGGAACAGCTCGCTGCGCCCCTTCGGTGGTCGGCGCCGGCCGTCTCCGTCGACACCGCCCCCGGCTTCGACGCCGCCATCGACTACGTCGAGGACGGCAACGTCGACTGCGTGGTGAGCGACTACGCGACGGTGTCCGCCGCCCCCGCGATACTGCAGGCCATCCGCGAGCGCCACCCGGACCTCCCGCTGCTGATCGTCACCGAGTACGACACGCCGGACGGAAGCGGCACGGCGGTCGCGGAGGTCGTCGACTTCGTCGACGAGCTCGGGCAGCCGGGGTCGGACGAGGCGTTCGCCGGCTGGGTCGCGAACTCGATGGCCCGCAACCCCGCCGACGCGGCGCCGCCGGGCGGGACCCGACCGGAGGACGTCGTCAGGGACGTCAAGCGGGGACTGGTCGACGCGACGTCGCCCATGGACGTCGAGCGGGCGGTCTGCGACCAGCTGACCCTCGGCGGCCGGTACTCGTTCGCCTGGATCGGCGAGTACGACACGGGGGAGCGCCAGGTCGTCCCCTGGGTGACGGGCGCGGCGGTCGACGACTGGTCGATCGCCGAGACGTTCGCCGTCGATCCCTCGACGCCGGAGACGCTAATAGAGCGGGTCCTCCGGACCCGGGAGACGACAGTGGTGCAGGACGTCGGCGACCACCCGCTGTCGGTGCCGTGGGAGGAGACCGCCCTCGACAACGACTGCACCGCGACCGTGCTCGCTCCCCTCGCCGCCGACGACGAACTGTACGGCGTCCTCGGCGTCTACACCGACGACCCGGAGGGCGTCTCCGAGATGGAGCGGTCGGCGATAGAGGAGATCGCGGACACGGTGTCGAACGTGCTCCACTCGATGGCGCTCCGGGGACGGATCGAACAGCAGGAGCGCGTCCTCCGGCGGTACGAGCGCCTCGTCGAGACCGTCGGCGACGGGATGTACGCCCTCGACGCGGACGGCCACTTCATGACCGTCAACAACGGCCTCGTCGCGATGACGGGGTACACGCGCGAAGGCCTGCTCGGGGAGCACGTCTCGATCGTCATGGACGAGGCGGACGTCGCGGAGGGGCGCGAGAAGATCCGCGGACTGCTCGACGGCGACGCCGAGACGGCCGCCATGGAGATGGGCGTCCACACGAAGGACGGGCGGGTCGTCCCCTGCGAGAACCAGATCGCCCTGCTCACCGACGATGACGGGGATCTTCAGGGCACCGTTGGCGTCGTACGCGACATCACCGAACGGAAGAAACGCGAGCGCGAGCTCCAGCGTCAGAACGAGCGGTTGGAGGCGTTCGCCGAGATCGTCAGCCACGACCTGCGGAACCCGCTGTCGGTCGCGCAGGGTTACCTCGACCTCGCGATGGAGCAGGACAGCACGAGTCAGCTCGACAACGTCGACGACGCCCTGGACCGGATGGAGGACATCATCGGCGACGTGCTCGCGCTCGCCAGACACGGACAGACGGTCACCGAGACCGACCCGACCGACCTGACGGCGACGGTCGAGGAGGCGTGGTCGAACGTCAGCACCGAGGCGGCGACCCTGTCCGTCGACGACCTCGGCAGCGTGGCCGCGGACCGGTCGCGACTGCTGCGCCTGCTGGAGAACCTCTTCCGCAACGCGATCGAACACGGCGGCGACGACGTCGCCGTCAGGGCCGGTCCCCTCGACGTCGGCGACCCGGCAGCGGCGGAGGCGCTGGACCCGCCGGTGGCCGACGCGGCGGAGAACCGGCGGACGGCTGGCTTCTTCGTCGCGGACGACGGCCGGGGGATGCCGGAGCACGTCCGCGAGCACGCCTTCGAGTCCGACTTCACGACGTCGGAGAACGGCCTCGGGCTGGGGCTGTGGGTGGTGCGCGAGGTGGCGAGCGCGCACGGCTGGACGGTGACGGCGACGGAGAGCGAGAGCGGCGGGGCCCGGTTCGAGTTCGCGGACGTGAAGCGGCCGGCGGAGTAA